One window of Oscillospiraceae bacterium genomic DNA carries:
- a CDS encoding beta-lactamase family protein translates to MKEIEKIIGKDFNGVISISKDGQSVFKKAYGYADLPNKRPNQTDTRFATASAGKAFVAAAIMRLIEDDKLSLDSCIGDILDFDLKEISQKITVKQLLNHTSGIPDYFDESVMEEYAELWINFPNYRVRASTDLLPLFIDKPMMYNPGEKFQYNNTGYVVLGLVVEQVTGVPFDEFLSKAIFEPCGMSGTGYYELDRLPACCANAYIHDEARDEYYTNIYSVDAKGTGAGGAFTTADDVECFWTHLLKGEIVSKETAAQMLAPQVESKEYGFGFWLDGKLPYFQGSDPGVSFMSSHDGNGLFVCVISNLGDDVWEIHEEICEVFANMQRTTCGCSYQTTL, encoded by the coding sequence ATGAAAGAAATCGAAAAAATCATCGGCAAGGACTTTAACGGCGTTATCTCCATCAGCAAAGACGGACAATCCGTTTTCAAAAAGGCTTACGGATACGCCGACTTGCCAAATAAAAGACCCAATCAAACCGACACACGGTTTGCAACAGCTTCCGCAGGCAAGGCATTTGTCGCGGCAGCAATCATGCGACTGATAGAGGACGACAAACTTTCACTCGACAGTTGTATCGGCGACATTTTAGATTTTGACTTAAAAGAAATTTCCCAAAAGATAACCGTCAAGCAACTGCTCAACCACACATCAGGCATTCCCGATTATTTTGACGAATCAGTGATGGAGGAATACGCAGAGCTGTGGATCAACTTTCCCAACTATCGCGTACGCGCATCAACTGATCTTCTACCGCTCTTTATCGACAAGCCCATGATGTACAACCCCGGAGAAAAGTTTCAGTACAACAACACGGGATACGTCGTTTTAGGACTGGTGGTTGAGCAAGTCACGGGCGTTCCTTTTGATGAATTCCTGTCGAAAGCCATTTTCGAGCCGTGTGGTATGAGCGGTACAGGCTATTACGAACTCGACCGCCTGCCCGCCTGCTGCGCCAACGCTTACATCCACGACGAGGCGCGCGACGAATACTATACCAACATTTACAGCGTCGACGCCAAAGGCACAGGTGCGGGTGGCGCGTTTACCACCGCCGATGATGTTGAGTGTTTTTGGACGCATCTCTTAAAGGGAGAGATTGTCAGTAAGGAAACCGCCGCGCAGATGCTCGCCCCACAAGTAGAGAGCAAAGAGTACGGTTTTGGCTTTTGGCTGGACGGCAAACTCCCCTACTTCCAGGGTAGCGACCCAGGCGTCAGCTTTATGTCTTCGCATGATGGCAATGGGCTGTTTGTCTGCGTTATCAGCAATTTGGGTGATGATGTTTGGGAGATACACGAGGAGATTTGTGAGGTGTTTGCGAATATGCAGCGCACAACCTGTGGTTGTTCATATCAAACCACATTGTAG
- the rpsT gene encoding 30S ribosomal protein S20, translating into MPNIKSAKKRVAVTAAKTEKNRAARSALRTTVKKAKLAAQAEENQLTPEVFAAAQSDIDRGVAKGLMHKNKAARMKSQLAKVAK; encoded by the coding sequence TTGCCCAATATCAAGTCTGCCAAAAAACGGGTGGCGGTGACCGCTGCCAAGACCGAAAAGAATCGTGCCGCGCGCTCGGCGTTGCGCACCACGGTGAAGAAAGCCAAATTAGCCGCACAGGCCGAGGAGAATCAACTCACGCCGGAAGTATTCGCCGCAGCACAAAGCGACATCGATCGCGGTGTTGCCAAAGGTTTGATGCATAAGAACAAGGCAGCTCGCATGAAGAGCCAGTTGGCAAAAGTCGCAAAGTAA
- a CDS encoding CYTH domain-containing protein, with product MLEIETKLQLPDGFDAAQILRDPWLLDLIDTPFVETQHRAIYYDTADGLLAQRKWALRVRREGDVYRVALKTGTENIDIRNEWQCEATEIAGALPKLAALGAPAEGLQVEELLPICEINFTRTHGVIILGVLSAELAIDIGEIIIGTKFAPICELELELLSGDVTKLQALTGIFIARYGLARQPLSKLERALSIRNE from the coding sequence ATGCTGGAAATTGAAACAAAATTGCAGTTGCCCGACGGCTTTGATGCGGCGCAGATTTTGCGCGATCCGTGGTTGCTTGATTTGATTGACACGCCGTTTGTTGAAACACAACATCGTGCCATTTATTATGACACAGCCGATGGTTTATTGGCACAGCGGAAATGGGCGTTGCGTGTGCGGCGTGAGGGTGACGTCTATCGCGTTGCGCTCAAAACGGGAACCGAGAACATCGACATTCGCAACGAATGGCAATGTGAGGCTACCGAAATTGCTGGTGCGCTGCCGAAATTGGCGGCATTGGGCGCACCGGCAGAGGGATTGCAAGTTGAGGAGTTGTTGCCGATTTGTGAAATCAATTTCACACGCACGCATGGTGTGATTATCCTGGGTGTTTTGAGCGCGGAATTGGCGATTGATATCGGCGAAATCATAATTGGCACAAAATTCGCACCTATTTGCGAATTAGAATTGGAATTATTAAGCGGCGACGTGACAAAGTTGCAAGCCTTAACAGGCATATTCATTGCGCGGTACGGTTTAGCAAGACAGCCGCTGAGTAAACTAGAAAGAGCTTTGTCAATTAGGAATGAGTAG
- a CDS encoding glycosyltransferase — MWALFSDAFAPIVDGVSVLTAGYAEYLQCNDDCVVVAPKAPHHVDNYPYPVLRVPSLKTSKAIGPYRLATPIAMRTIAKLKKMPLRLAHCHSPFSLSLLAKKTAQSCKIPSVYTYHTKYAQDFERTVPEKFRTFMQNFVVRRISSFDEVWAVSRGAALDLQNLGYNGDIHIMRNGCTMPTEPVEASLLQTVNRTHHLPENVPIFLFVGRMIWYKKIRLILNTLAQLQKDGRDFRMLFVGNGQDEKEIQNTCRAMGLAQHVIFVGAVRDRELLRAYYARADVFFFPSDFDTSGLVVQEAAALACPGVVLRGSCVAEGVTHGRNGLHIDDNAAQAARAISELLNAPQKLHDMGILAQREVYFSWQDAMNEVMARYEKIIAR; from the coding sequence ATGTGGGCTTTATTTTCCGACGCTTTCGCGCCCATTGTTGACGGCGTATCAGTGCTGACTGCCGGATATGCCGAGTATTTGCAATGCAACGACGACTGCGTAGTTGTTGCACCTAAAGCACCGCACCATGTTGACAATTATCCTTACCCCGTTCTACGCGTTCCATCGCTCAAAACGAGCAAGGCAATCGGCCCGTATCGTTTAGCCACACCCATTGCAATGCGCACCATCGCCAAACTCAAAAAAATGCCATTACGGTTGGCGCACTGTCACAGCCCCTTTTCGCTGTCCCTTTTGGCTAAAAAAACGGCGCAATCATGCAAGATCCCCTCGGTCTACACCTATCATACTAAGTACGCGCAGGACTTTGAACGCACTGTACCGGAAAAATTCCGAACATTTATGCAAAATTTTGTTGTCCGGCGCATTTCCTCTTTCGATGAAGTGTGGGCCGTTTCGCGAGGCGCAGCCCTAGATTTGCAAAACTTGGGCTACAACGGTGATATACATATCATGCGCAACGGTTGCACCATGCCAACTGAACCGGTAGAGGCGTCGTTGCTTCAGACCGTCAATCGCACCCATCACTTGCCCGAAAATGTACCCATATTTCTCTTTGTCGGGCGTATGATTTGGTATAAGAAGATTCGACTGATTCTCAATACATTAGCGCAATTGCAAAAAGACGGGCGTGATTTTCGTATGCTCTTTGTGGGAAATGGTCAAGACGAAAAGGAGATTCAAAATACCTGCCGCGCCATGGGCTTAGCTCAACATGTTATCTTTGTTGGCGCGGTGCGTGACCGCGAACTGCTGCGGGCATACTATGCGCGGGCTGACGTATTTTTCTTCCCGTCTGATTTTGATACCAGCGGATTGGTCGTGCAAGAGGCAGCGGCGTTAGCGTGCCCCGGCGTGGTGTTGCGCGGTAGTTGCGTTGCCGAAGGCGTAACACATGGGCGTAACGGCTTGCATATTGACGACAATGCGGCGCAAGCGGCACGAGCCATTTCCGAATTACTGAACGCACCGCAGAAATTGCACGATATGGGCATATTAGCACAACGAGAAGTTTATTTCAGCTGGCAGGATGCTATGAATGAAGTGATGGCGCGATATGAGAAAATAATCGCACGCTGA
- a CDS encoding TIGR03915 family putative DNA repair protein, whose product MAMHLTRHCRNKLMVLLYDDTFDGLLTAIFDAYHGEHSIRAKGRNDELTLFDCVEVVTDTAKADRVTAGMQKLDGELPGLVYNAFLSQLPNIEDVILEVLRLGFSTKKSPLPLRQIRCVWQLQDAARKVGGQAGKLIGILRLHHVHDNLWIADCEPDYHILPLIGQHFHERYCDSRLIIRDLRRRLAVVSSPDEWQIMPLPPGEIEPIPEDKEMTELWRGYFNILANPQRKNLKLQQHFVPLKFRKFMNEFE is encoded by the coding sequence ATGGCAATGCACCTTACGCGGCATTGCCGCAACAAGCTCATGGTTTTGCTGTATGACGATACCTTTGACGGATTGTTGACCGCCATTTTTGACGCGTATCATGGCGAGCACAGCATCCGTGCAAAAGGGCGAAACGACGAGTTAACGCTGTTTGACTGTGTTGAAGTTGTTACCGATACGGCGAAAGCCGACCGCGTTACGGCGGGGATGCAAAAGCTTGACGGCGAGTTGCCAGGCCTGGTTTACAATGCTTTTTTGAGCCAGCTACCCAACATTGAAGATGTGATTTTAGAGGTCTTGCGCTTGGGTTTTTCCACGAAAAAATCACCGCTGCCGTTGCGGCAAATTCGTTGTGTTTGGCAATTGCAGGACGCGGCGCGCAAGGTGGGGGGACAGGCGGGCAAGCTCATCGGGATACTTCGGTTGCACCACGTTCACGATAATTTGTGGATTGCCGATTGCGAGCCGGACTATCATATTCTGCCGTTGATTGGGCAGCATTTCCACGAACGCTACTGTGATTCACGGCTGATTATCCGTGATTTGCGACGGCGTTTGGCGGTGGTGTCGTCGCCGGATGAATGGCAAATCATGCCGTTGCCGCCGGGCGAAATCGAGCCGATTCCCGAAGACAAAGAAATGACTGAACTTTGGCGTGGCTACTTCAATATCCTCGCCAATCCGCAGCGCAAAAACCTAAAACTCCAACAGCATTTCGTGCCGTTGAAGTTTCGAAAGTTTATGAATGAGTTTGAGTAG
- a CDS encoding aminopeptidase, which translates to MTNQDLKQFARLAVNVGVNLQKGGTLVVNCPVECADFARQIAEAGYDAGAREVVMRWNDDMLTQMRYLRADDATFDELPNWIVEMYKEFADKKAAIINVYATDPELLKDADPDRIMRANKVSSAGLKFYSDRQMANEFAWNIVSVPTVSWAKRVFPDKSDDDAMAALWQAISVATRLEGDAVANWRKHLEIMHKRSETLNSYNLKSLHYINSLGTDLTLELPDQHQWIACGEKSADGVQFVANMPSEEIFTLPKRDGVNGVLYSSMPLSLNGNIVDGMKFAFENGKIVNVTAEKGQEYLENELNIDEGARYLGEIALVPYDSPISNMNVLFYNTLFDENASCHFAFGKAYPCFRDTPDEETAKARGQNDSLTHIDFMVGTADLSIVGTDVDGKEIPIFVNGNFAF; encoded by the coding sequence ATGACAAACCAAGACCTAAAACAATTTGCACGGCTCGCCGTAAACGTCGGCGTAAACCTGCAAAAAGGCGGCACGCTTGTCGTCAACTGTCCCGTTGAATGCGCCGATTTTGCGCGGCAAATTGCTGAGGCCGGATACGACGCCGGTGCGCGTGAAGTCGTCATGCGCTGGAACGATGATATGCTGACGCAAATGAGATATCTCCGCGCCGACGATGCTACGTTTGACGAGTTGCCGAACTGGATTGTTGAGATGTACAAAGAGTTTGCCGACAAAAAAGCCGCGATTATCAACGTCTACGCCACCGACCCCGAACTGCTAAAAGACGCCGACCCCGACAGAATTATGCGCGCGAACAAGGTCAGCAGTGCGGGCTTGAAATTCTATTCCGACAGGCAAATGGCGAACGAGTTTGCATGGAATATCGTTAGTGTGCCGACTGTCAGCTGGGCAAAGCGCGTATTCCCCGATAAGAGCGATGATGATGCAATGGCGGCGTTGTGGCAAGCTATTTCCGTTGCGACACGCCTTGAAGGTGATGCGGTGGCAAACTGGCGCAAGCATCTCGAAATTATGCACAAACGCTCGGAAACGCTCAACAGCTACAACCTCAAAAGCCTGCACTACATCAACAGCTTGGGCACTGATTTGACACTGGAATTGCCCGACCAACACCAGTGGATTGCCTGCGGCGAAAAGAGCGCTGACGGCGTACAATTTGTCGCCAATATGCCGAGCGAAGAGATTTTCACGCTACCAAAGCGCGACGGCGTGAACGGTGTATTGTATTCGTCCATGCCGTTGTCGCTTAACGGTAATATTGTCGACGGCATGAAGTTTGCCTTTGAAAACGGAAAAATTGTCAATGTAACCGCCGAAAAAGGGCAAGAATATCTCGAAAACGAACTGAACATCGACGAGGGCGCACGTTATTTGGGCGAAATTGCGCTTGTGCCGTACGATTCGCCGATTTCTAACATGAACGTGCTGTTTTACAACACGTTGTTTGACGAAAACGCGTCATGCCACTTTGCGTTCGGTAAGGCGTACCCATGCTTTCGCGATACGCCGGACGAAGAGACGGCAAAAGCCCGCGGGCAAAATGATTCGTTGACGCATATCGACTTCATGGTCGGCACGGCAGACTTGTCGATTGTCGGTACAGACGTTGACGGCAAAGAGATTCCGATATTTGTCAATGGCAACTTTGCATTTTAA
- the pheS gene encoding phenylalanine--tRNA ligase subunit alpha: protein MQEQIITLCSAALPKIESAATVAELEALRVQVLGKKGELTAVLRGMGALSEAERPLVGQVANEWREKLTNSIADRAEMLQQALLAEALANETIDVTLPGKMPVTGHKHPMSIVQDELVDIFLGMGFSVAEGPQIEFSRYVFDALNSPLNHPSRDLQDTFYIKDAPIDETTGFPSMVLRTHTSSVQIRAMMAQQPPIRIISPGRVYRKDEVDATHSPNFSQMEALVVDKGVTMADLMGTLEVLMKNIFGEETRTRFRPHHFPFTEPSAEVDISCYICGGDVGCRVCKYEGWIEMLGAGVVHPAVLRNCGIDPEIYSGYAFGVGLERLTLGRFAIDDMRLLYDGDMRFLRQF from the coding sequence ATGCAAGAACAAATTATCACGTTATGTAGTGCGGCGTTACCAAAAATTGAATCAGCTGCGACCGTTGCCGAGCTGGAAGCCTTGCGCGTACAAGTGCTGGGCAAAAAGGGCGAATTGACAGCCGTATTGCGCGGCATGGGCGCATTGTCGGAAGCCGAGCGTCCGCTTGTTGGGCAAGTTGCTAACGAATGGCGCGAGAAGTTGACAAATTCCATTGCCGACCGTGCCGAAATGCTGCAACAAGCGTTGCTGGCGGAGGCACTGGCAAATGAGACCATTGACGTTACCCTGCCGGGCAAAATGCCTGTGACAGGCCATAAGCACCCGATGTCGATTGTACAGGACGAGTTGGTCGATATATTCTTAGGAATGGGCTTCTCAGTCGCCGAGGGACCGCAGATTGAGTTTTCTCGTTATGTGTTCGATGCACTCAACTCACCGCTTAACCATCCCTCGCGTGACTTGCAGGACACATTTTATATCAAGGATGCGCCGATTGACGAAACAACGGGGTTTCCGTCAATGGTTCTGCGTACGCACACATCGTCAGTGCAGATTCGTGCGATGATGGCGCAACAGCCGCCCATTCGCATTATCAGCCCCGGGCGCGTGTATCGCAAGGATGAAGTCGATGCCACGCACAGCCCCAACTTTTCACAAATGGAAGCCCTTGTGGTGGATAAGGGTGTGACAATGGCTGACTTGATGGGTACGTTAGAAGTGCTGATGAAAAACATTTTCGGCGAAGAAACCCGTACGCGATTCCGACCGCATCATTTCCCGTTTACTGAACCATCGGCAGAAGTTGATATTTCTTGTTATATTTGCGGCGGAGACGTTGGCTGTCGCGTTTGCAAGTACGAGGGCTGGATTGAGATGTTGGGCGCAGGCGTTGTGCATCCTGCTGTGCTGCGTAACTGCGGCATTGACCCGGAAATTTACAGCGGCTATGCCTTCGGCGTAGGACTTGAACGCCTAACGCTAGGGCGGTTTGCCATTGATGATATGCGCTTGTTATATGATGGCGATATGCGGTTTCTACGGCAGTTTTAA
- the nth gene encoding endonuclease III — MKKIELAAAVVERLAARYPDGLCSLQYEHDYQLLFAVRLSAQCTDARVNTITPILYGRYKSLQALAEADIADIEAIVKPCGFFRTKAKDIVLAAQILIERHNGIVPDNMDDLLALPGVGRKTANLILGDVYGQPAIVADTHCIRISNRLGLCNSKDPAKVEQQLKKIVTPDAQNDLCHRFVLFGREVCVARRAKCDICELSDICIKKGI, encoded by the coding sequence ATGAAAAAGATAGAACTTGCCGCTGCTGTTGTTGAGCGCCTTGCTGCGCGTTATCCCGACGGGCTTTGCTCATTGCAATACGAGCATGACTACCAATTGCTCTTTGCTGTGCGGCTGTCGGCACAATGCACCGACGCACGAGTCAATACCATTACACCAATTCTATACGGTAGGTATAAATCGCTTCAAGCTTTGGCCGAAGCCGATATTGCCGACATAGAAGCCATTGTCAAGCCCTGCGGTTTTTTTCGCACCAAAGCAAAGGATATTGTGCTGGCCGCACAGATATTAATAGAGCGGCACAATGGTATTGTGCCAGACAATATGGATGACTTGCTCGCCTTGCCCGGCGTAGGGCGCAAAACGGCGAACTTAATCCTCGGCGATGTATATGGACAGCCTGCCATTGTCGCCGACACACATTGCATACGAATCTCCAACCGCTTAGGATTGTGCAACAGCAAAGACCCGGCAAAAGTTGAACAACAGTTGAAAAAAATCGTCACGCCGGACGCACAAAACGACTTATGTCATCGTTTCGTATTGTTCGGGCGCGAGGTCTGCGTGGCACGACGAGCGAAATGTGATATTTGTGAGTTAAGTGATATTTGCATAAAGAAAGGAATTTGA
- a CDS encoding putative DNA modification/repair radical SAM protein encodes MTVQEKLLILGEAARYDVSCASSGSKRVKEKGKVGSTANGGICHSWTADGRCVSLLKVLMSNVCIYDCAYCHNRVSNDVPRATFTPEELCELTLGFYRRNYIEGLFLSSGVVKNPDYTMELMERTLTLLREQFAGYIHLKVIPGASALMIHRLGLLADRVSCNIELPSANSLALLAPQKKPQAIIEPMRLIKTANAQALEDGKKFRNAPQFAPAGQSTQMIVGATPDSDLTIMTLARAMYQKMRMRRVYYSAYLPVGNHPILPVSDVPVPLLREHRLYQADFLFRFYGFEPSDLADDRHPNLDMAVDPKAAWALRNIHHFPIEINTADREMLMRIPGLGQISADRIIAARRLAPVQWDHLKKLGVVMKRAQYFLTAAGKFCGKLQPDSPFLRDVLSDLRDPEQTSMFDAPKALPAHEDAPKVIIGRDTRGALLYEQPSLADSLPPSNSIRRIDGNAPYAALPQQAHGFAV; translated from the coding sequence ATGACAGTACAAGAAAAACTTCTAATCCTTGGAGAAGCGGCGCGGTATGACGTGTCTTGTGCTTCTTCGGGGAGCAAACGTGTCAAGGAAAAGGGCAAGGTCGGCTCGACGGCGAACGGTGGTATTTGTCACTCATGGACAGCCGACGGGCGGTGTGTGTCGCTGCTCAAAGTCTTGATGTCAAACGTTTGCATTTACGACTGCGCCTATTGCCACAACCGTGTCAGCAACGATGTGCCGCGCGCAACATTTACGCCCGAAGAACTGTGTGAACTGACACTGGGGTTCTATCGCCGCAATTATATTGAGGGCTTGTTTTTGTCGAGTGGTGTGGTGAAGAACCCCGATTACACTATGGAGTTGATGGAGCGCACATTAACGTTGCTGCGCGAACAGTTTGCGGGGTATATTCATCTCAAAGTTATTCCGGGGGCGTCGGCGTTGATGATTCATCGGCTTGGACTGCTGGCTGATCGTGTGTCGTGTAATATTGAGTTGCCGTCGGCGAACTCGCTGGCATTGCTTGCGCCGCAAAAGAAGCCGCAGGCTATCATTGAACCCATGCGGCTGATTAAGACAGCCAACGCGCAAGCGCTTGAAGACGGCAAGAAATTTCGCAATGCGCCGCAATTTGCGCCGGCGGGACAGTCGACACAGATGATTGTCGGCGCGACGCCGGACAGCGATTTGACCATCATGACCTTGGCGCGGGCGATGTATCAAAAGATGCGAATGAGGCGGGTGTATTATTCGGCGTATTTGCCGGTAGGCAACCATCCGATTTTGCCCGTGTCTGATGTGCCCGTGCCGTTGTTGCGTGAGCATCGGTTGTATCAGGCTGACTTCTTGTTCCGATTCTACGGATTTGAACCGAGCGATTTGGCTGACGATCGCCACCCAAACCTTGACATGGCGGTCGACCCTAAGGCGGCGTGGGCGTTGCGCAATATTCATCATTTCCCCATCGAAATCAATACTGCCGACCGTGAAATGTTGATGCGTATTCCCGGCTTGGGGCAAATTTCGGCCGACAGAATCATTGCCGCGCGGCGGCTTGCGCCCGTACAGTGGGATCATCTCAAAAAGCTGGGCGTTGTGATGAAGCGTGCGCAGTATTTCTTGACAGCGGCGGGTAAATTTTGCGGAAAATTGCAGCCCGACAGCCCGTTTTTACGCGATGTGTTAAGCGACCTGCGTGACCCGGAGCAGACATCGATGTTTGATGCGCCAAAAGCGTTGCCGGCGCATGAAGACGCGCCAAAAGTAATCATAGGGCGTGACACCCGCGGCGCGCTGCTGTACGAACAACCCTCGCTGGCGGATAGTCTGCCGCCATCCAATTCAATACGGCGCATTGATGGCAATGCACCTTACGCGGCATTGCCGCAACAAGCTCATGGTTTTGCTGTATGA
- a CDS encoding DUF1893 domain-containing protein: MATLHFNGEELLGAHSCVVVRDGAALHTLQGKGLRPLLQLHANHADDLQGASVADTVVGRAAAALLIVNGVAVVYGKLMSRGAYDWLTAHGITATYGQLVENIRNRDNTGVCVMELLVADCIEAGEAVKKILVKVKGTQ; encoded by the coding sequence ATGGCAACTTTGCATTTTAACGGCGAAGAGCTTTTAGGTGCGCATAGCTGCGTTGTCGTACGTGACGGCGCAGCTTTGCACACATTGCAAGGCAAGGGCTTGCGTCCGTTGTTGCAATTGCACGCCAACCACGCCGATGATTTGCAAGGCGCAAGCGTTGCCGACACTGTTGTCGGACGAGCCGCCGCGGCATTGCTGATTGTCAACGGCGTTGCGGTTGTTTACGGAAAGCTAATGAGCCGTGGCGCATACGATTGGTTGACGGCGCACGGCATTACGGCAACGTACGGGCAACTGGTCGAAAACATCCGTAACCGCGATAACACAGGCGTTTGCGTGATGGAGTTGCTGGTTGCCGATTGCATCGAGGCAGGGGAGGCTGTGAAGAAAATTTTGGTTAAAGTAAAAGGGACGCAATAA